The sequence TATCTTGCCTTATCAAGTATTTCCCGCATATCGCGGACAGCTTTATCCAGACCATCTAAAACTGCGCGGGCAATAATAGAGTGACCAATATTCAGTTCGACCATTTGCGGAATTTGCGCGACGTCGAATGTGTTGTGGTAGTGAAGTCCATGACCAGCATTAACCTGCAAACCAATAGAATGCGCGTACTCCGCCGCTTCCATTAAGCGGACCAATTCTTTCTTCTGCTCTTCTTCCGTGTCGGCTTCAGCGTATTGGCCTGTATGCAATTCAATTATAGGAGACCCGGCTTCTTTTGCCGCATCGATTTGCTTGCGATCAGCGTCAATAAACAAAGACACCTGAATACCTGCATCCGTTAAACGCTTGGTAGCATTAGCGATATTTTCGACTTGACCGGCAACGTCTAAACCACCTTCTGTGGTCAGCTCTTCGCGCTTTTCGGGTACTAAGCAGCTATAGGCTGGTTGTGTTTTTATGGCTATTTCCAGCATCTCATCGGTCACGGCCATTTCTAAATTCATGGGTACATTCAACGTTTGCTTAAGCATCGCCACATCGCGATCCGTAATATGACGGCGGTCTTCACGCAAGTGAATGGTAATCCCGTCGGCGCCGGCACGCTCAGCTATACTGGCCGCCGCGACCGGGTCTGGATAACGTACACCACGTGCATTGCGTAACGTCGCAACGTGATCAATATTTACCCCTAAGCGTAATGCTCTCATGATTACTTCCTTCTTTGCTGAAACAGTTCGCGGCTGCGCAGTGGCTTATCGCCCAGGTACACGTGAAGTGCTTCGCGCATTATCCACTTTAACTGTTTTAAGCGGTGTTCGTCATTAATATCCCAGTTAGCAATACGTTCAATATCGCTGACGGCATAGGCTCTGTCATCGTTGTACCTAGGCACCGATACTAATCCATGATCAGGCACGAAATAACAGTACTCAAGCTCTTTTAACGGTTGACCGGTATCTGCGTCGTGATGCCAGTCAAACGCTGCGCCCAAATGTTCAAGTAGCTGCCATTCAAAACGTCGCAGCGCCGGCTCGACATAGCTTGACTCAGCCAACGCCGCAATTGCAGACCAGTAGTGTTGAAACAACTCTTGAGCCTCGGCTTCTGCCGGCAGTAGGCGCTGTAATAATTCGTTTAGATAAAAGCCGCTATAGAGCGCGTTACCATTGAGTCTTGTATTAATTAATTGAGTGTCTTGTTCTAGTAGCGTTAATGTTTTTAAATCGCTACGGCCTTTATATTCAATTTT comes from Idiomarina sp. X4 and encodes:
- the pdxJ gene encoding pyridoxine 5'-phosphate synthase; this translates as MRALRLGVNIDHVATLRNARGVRYPDPVAAASIAERAGADGITIHLREDRRHITDRDVAMLKQTLNVPMNLEMAVTDEMLEIAIKTQPAYSCLVPEKREELTTEGGLDVAGQVENIANATKRLTDAGIQVSLFIDADRKQIDAAKEAGSPIIELHTGQYAEADTEEEQKKELVRLMEAAEYAHSIGLQVNAGHGLHYHNTFDVAQIPQMVELNIGHSIIARAVLDGLDKAVRDMREILDKAR
- the recO gene encoding DNA repair protein RecO, giving the protein MIQRALVLHRWDFQETSLLLDVFTEQNGRVRLIAKGAKRPKSPWRGLAQPFVPLKIEYKGRSDLKTLTLLEQDTQLINTRLNGNALYSGFYLNELLQRLLPAEAEAQELFQHYWSAIAALAESSYVEPALRRFEWQLLEHLGAAFDWHHDADTGQPLKELEYCYFVPDHGLVSVPRYNDDRAYAVSDIERIANWDINDEHRLKQLKWIMREALHVYLGDKPLRSRELFQQRRK